In Erigeron canadensis isolate Cc75 chromosome 1, C_canadensis_v1, whole genome shotgun sequence, a single window of DNA contains:
- the LOC122589895 gene encoding aquaporin NIP2-1-like yields the protein MGHVMDLLVPINVAAQSTRSISASFALRELLDEVKHLGTTTPSGTDLQALVMEIIVTFSMMFVTSAVATDSKAARTLSSFNVGELAGMAVGSAICITSIVAGNSNIYQWEINEKITEKLESLEAQSPLNFESLEVKIRPAIVFARSGATSYKSERMA from the exons ATGGGACATGTCATGGACCTACTG GTCCCCATCAATGTTGCAGCACAATCGACTAGATCCATATCAGCTTCATTCGCCCTACGGGAACTATTAGATGAAGTTAAACATCTGGGCACAACGACACCTTCAGGAACAGACTTGCAAGCTCTGGTCATGGAGATCATCGTTACTTTCTCCATGATGTTTGTCACTTCAGCTGTGGCTACAGATTCTAAAGCCGCGAGAACTTTATCCTCATTCAAT GTAGGAGAGCTTGCAGGCATGGCAGTAGGATCAGCAATATGCATTACATCTATTGTAGCAGG CAATAGTAACATATATCAATGGGAGATCAATGAGAAGATAACTGAGAAGCTTGAGTCATTAGAAGCACAGTCTCCTCTGAACTTTGAGTCATTAGAAGTCAAGATCAGGCCTGCAATTGTTTTCGCAAGGTCTGGAGCAACTTCGTATAAAAGTGAAAGGATGGCATAA